In Streptococcus dysgalactiae subsp. dysgalactiae, the following are encoded in one genomic region:
- the pyrF gene encoding orotidine-5'-phosphate decarboxylase, which produces MREERPIIALDFATVEEVTAFLSLFPKEEKLYVKIGMELYYAQGSEIIRYVKSLGHSVFLDLKLHDIPNTVYSAMKVLKQLEIDMATVQAAGGVEMLKAAREGLGEGPILLAVTQLTSTSEQQMREDQNIQSSLLESVLHYAKRAAKVQLDGVVCSAHEVERIKAETPNGFVCLTPGIRPKGSAVGDQKRVMTPAQARIIGSDYIVVGRPITQAEDPVAAYQAIKAEWTS; this is translated from the coding sequence ATGCGAGAAGAACGACCGATTATTGCCCTAGATTTTGCAACAGTTGAGGAGGTGACAGCATTTCTTTCACTTTTTCCAAAAGAAGAAAAACTCTATGTGAAGATTGGTATGGAGTTATATTACGCTCAAGGATCAGAGATTATTCGATATGTCAAAAGTTTAGGACATAGTGTGTTCTTGGATTTGAAATTACATGATATTCCCAATACCGTGTATTCTGCAATGAAAGTCTTGAAACAATTGGAAATTGATATGGCAACTGTTCAAGCAGCAGGGGGTGTTGAGATGCTAAAAGCAGCTAGAGAAGGTTTAGGAGAAGGTCCAATCTTGCTAGCAGTAACTCAGCTAACCTCTACCAGTGAGCAACAAATGCGAGAGGACCAAAACATTCAGTCTAGTCTTTTGGAATCCGTTTTACATTATGCCAAGAGAGCAGCTAAAGTTCAACTTGATGGCGTGGTTTGTTCAGCTCATGAAGTAGAACGCATCAAAGCTGAAACCCCTAACGGATTTGTGTGTTTAACCCCTGGAATTCGACCAAAAGGTAGCGCTGTTGGGGATCAAAAACGCGTCATGACTCCCGCTCAAGCAAGAATTATTGGAAGTGACTATATTGTGGTTGGGCGTCCTATTACTCAGGCAGAAGATCCAGTGGCTGCTTACCAAGCCATAAAAGCTGAATGGACAAGTTAA
- a CDS encoding phosphopentomutase, giving the protein MSKFNRIHLVVLDSVGIGAAPDSDKFFNAGVADTDSDTLGHISKTAGLTVPNMAKIGLGNIPRPVPLQTVPAENIPTGYVTKLEEVSLGKDTMTGHWEIMGLNITEPFDTFWNGFPEEILTKIEEFSGRKIIREANKPYSGTAVIDDFGPRQMETGELIVYTSADPVLQIAAHEDIIPVEELYKICEYARSITLERPALLGRIIARPYVGEPGNFTRTANRHDYAVSPFQDTVLNKLADAGVPTYAVGKINDIFNGSGITNDMGHNKSNSHGIDTLIKTLQLPEFTKGFSFTNLVDFDANFGHRRDPEGYRDCLHEFDNRLPEIIANMKEDDLLLITADHGNDPTYAGTDHTREYIPLLAYSASFTGNGLIPQGHFADISATVAENFGVDTAMIGESFLGHLK; this is encoded by the coding sequence ATGTCAAAATTTAATCGTATTCACTTAGTTGTTTTAGATTCTGTTGGTATTGGTGCAGCACCAGATTCTGACAAATTCTTTAATGCAGGTGTAGCTGATACAGATTCTGACACCCTCGGCCATATTTCAAAGACAGCAGGCTTAACTGTTCCGAATATGGCAAAAATTGGACTTGGTAATATTCCTCGCCCAGTGCCACTACAAACCGTTCCAGCAGAAAACATTCCTACTGGTTACGTGACCAAATTGGAAGAAGTATCTCTTGGAAAAGATACCATGACAGGCCACTGGGAAATTATGGGCTTGAACATTACGGAACCTTTTGACACTTTCTGGAATGGTTTCCCAGAAGAGATTTTAACTAAGATTGAGGAGTTTTCTGGTCGCAAAATCATTCGCGAGGCCAACAAACCTTATTCAGGAACTGCGGTTATTGATGATTTTGGTCCACGTCAAATGGAAACAGGTGAGTTGATCGTTTACACGTCAGCAGACCCAGTACTTCAAATTGCAGCTCATGAAGACATTATTCCTGTGGAGGAGCTTTACAAGATTTGTGAGTACGCTCGCTCCATTACTCTTGAGCGCCCTGCTCTTTTAGGTCGAATTATTGCACGTCCTTATGTAGGGGAGCCAGGAAACTTTACTCGTACAGCTAACCGTCATGACTATGCAGTGTCTCCTTTCCAAGATACCGTTTTGAACAAACTGGCTGACGCAGGTGTCCCAACTTATGCCGTTGGTAAGATTAATGATATCTTCAACGGTTCAGGTATTACAAATGATATGGGACATAACAAATCAAACAGTCATGGTATTGACACGCTTATTAAGACCCTTCAATTACCTGAGTTTACTAAAGGCTTCTCTTTTACTAACCTTGTTGATTTTGATGCAAACTTTGGTCACCGTCGTGATCCAGAAGGTTATCGTGACTGCTTGCATGAATTTGACAATCGCCTACCTGAAATCATCGCAAATATGAAAGAAGACGATTTGCTTCTCATCACTGCTGACCATGGTAATGACCCAACCTATGCAGGCACCGATCACACTCGTGAATACATCCCATTGCTTGCCTACTCTGCATCCTTTACTGGAAATGGTCTTATTCCACAAGGGCATTTTGCGGATATTTCAGCAACTGTTGCAGAAAATTTTGGAGTTGATACAGCCATGATTGGTGAATCATTCCTTGGTCACTTAAAATAA
- a CDS encoding purine-nucleoside phosphorylase — MSLMTKINETKDFLVAKGIEAPEFGLILGSGLGELAEEVENPVVIDYADIPNWGKSTVVGHAGKLVYGDLAGRKVLALQGRFHFYEGNPLEVVTFPVRVMKALGCEGVLVTNAAGGIGYGPGTLMAITDHINMTGNNPLIGENLEEFGPRFPDMSDAYTKVYRDKAHEVAEKMNIKLEDGVYMGLTGPTYETPAEIRAFKVLGADAVGMSTVPEVIVAAHSGLKVLGISAITNFAAGFQSELNHEEVVEVTEHIKEDFKGLVKAILAEL; from the coding sequence ATGTCATTGATGACTAAAATTAACGAAACAAAAGACTTTTTAGTTGCTAAGGGAATTGAAGCCCCAGAATTTGGATTAATTCTAGGTTCAGGACTTGGTGAACTTGCTGAAGAAGTAGAGAATCCTGTTGTTATTGATTATGCAGATATTCCAAACTGGGGCAAATCAACAGTTGTTGGCCATGCTGGAAAATTAGTCTACGGTGATTTAGCTGGTCGTAAAGTACTTGCCCTACAAGGTCGTTTCCATTTTTACGAAGGAAATCCGCTTGAAGTGGTGACTTTCCCTGTTCGTGTCATGAAAGCTCTGGGATGTGAAGGCGTTCTTGTCACAAATGCAGCTGGAGGTATTGGCTACGGCCCGGGTACCTTGATGGCAATCACAGATCATATTAACATGACTGGAAATAACCCACTAATTGGTGAAAACTTGGAGGAGTTTGGTCCACGTTTCCCTGATATGTCCGATGCCTATACTAAGGTTTATCGCGATAAGGCACATGAAGTGGCTGAAAAAATGAACATCAAGTTAGAAGATGGTGTTTATATGGGCTTAACTGGTCCAACTTATGAAACACCAGCAGAAATCCGTGCTTTCAAAGTATTAGGAGCAGATGCTGTCGGCATGTCAACTGTGCCAGAAGTTATTGTGGCTGCTCATTCTGGACTTAAAGTACTTGGTATTTCAGCCATCACTAACTTTGCAGCTGGTTTCCAATCAGAATTGAACCACGAAGAAGTTGTTGAAGTGACTGAACATATCAAAGAAGATTTTAAAGGTCTTGTTAAAGCTATTTTAGCTGAGTTGTAG
- the arsC gene encoding arsenate reductase (glutaredoxin) (This arsenate reductase requires both glutathione and glutaredoxin to convert arsenate to arsenite, after which the efflux transporter formed by ArsA and ArsB can extrude the arsenite from the cell, providing resistance.): MITEEITIYHNPNCGTSRNVLAMIRHAGIEATIIEYLQTPPNRETLLELLQSMGISARELLRTNVPEFEAHGLANQAVAEKDIINAMLADPILINRPIVVTRKGVKLCRPSETLLDILPVPLPSPYIKEDGEIVNPIEVKGEKDVIDD, from the coding sequence TTGATAACGGAAGAAATCACGATTTATCATAATCCAAACTGTGGCACTTCACGTAATGTTCTTGCCATGATTCGTCATGCAGGTATTGAGGCTACTATTATTGAGTATTTGCAGACGCCCCCTAATCGGGAGACTTTACTTGAGCTCTTACAATCTATGGGAATCTCTGCGCGAGAACTCTTACGAACCAATGTTCCTGAATTTGAGGCTCATGGATTAGCAAATCAAGCAGTAGCTGAGAAAGACATTATTAATGCCATGTTGGCGGATCCAATTTTGATCAATCGTCCTATTGTTGTGACTCGCAAAGGAGTAAAACTTTGCCGTCCTTCTGAGACTTTACTGGATATTCTTCCTGTTCCCCTGCCTAGTCCTTATATTAAAGAGGATGGCGAGATTGTGAACCCTATTGAGGTAAAAGGAGAAAAAGATGTCATTGATGACTAA
- a CDS encoding LysR family transcriptional regulator, with translation MRIQQLHYIIKIVECGSMNEAAKQLFITQPSLSNAVKDLETEMGITIFIRNPKGITLTKDGVEFLSYARQIIEQTSLLEDRYKNQNTSRELFSVSSQHYAFVVNAFVSLLKRTDMTQYELFLRETRTWEIIDDVKNFRSEIGVLFINDYNRDVLTKLFDDNHLTVTSLFKAHPHIFVSKSNPLAKKSLLSLDDLTDFPYLSYDQGIHNSFYFSEEMMAQMPHRKSIVVSDRATLFNLMIGLDGYTVASGILNSNLNGDQIVAIPLDVPDAIDIVFIKHEKANLSKMGERFIKYLIEEVSFSQPPF, from the coding sequence ATGAGAATCCAACAATTACATTACATTATCAAAATTGTCGAATGCGGCTCTATGAACGAGGCAGCCAAACAATTATTTATTACACAGCCAAGCCTTTCCAACGCGGTCAAGGACTTGGAAACTGAAATGGGGATTACTATTTTTATCCGAAATCCAAAAGGGATTACCTTAACAAAAGACGGGGTGGAATTTTTATCTTATGCGCGTCAAATCATTGAGCAAACCTCGCTGTTAGAAGACCGCTATAAAAACCAAAACACCAGCCGAGAATTATTCAGTGTCTCTTCTCAACACTATGCCTTTGTGGTTAATGCTTTTGTGTCACTCCTCAAGCGAACAGACATGACCCAATACGAGCTATTTTTGCGTGAGACGAGGACCTGGGAGATTATTGATGACGTTAAAAACTTTCGTTCTGAAATCGGGGTTCTCTTTATCAATGATTATAACAGGGATGTTTTGACGAAACTCTTTGATGATAATCATTTGACGGTAACGTCTCTCTTCAAGGCTCATCCTCATATTTTTGTCAGCAAGTCAAACCCTTTAGCTAAGAAAAGTCTTTTAAGTTTGGATGATTTGACTGATTTTCCTTATCTGAGTTATGATCAAGGCATTCACAATTCCTTTTACTTTTCAGAGGAGATGATGGCTCAAATGCCTCATCGTAAATCCATCGTGGTCAGCGATCGTGCTACTCTCTTTAATCTCATGATTGGTTTAGATGGTTACACAGTTGCTAGTGGTATCTTAAATAGTAACCTCAATGGAGATCAGATTGTGGCTATTCCACTAGATGTCCCTGATGCTATTGATATTGTCTTTATCAAACACGAAAAAGCTAATCTTTCTAAAATGGGAGAACGGTTTATTAAATACCTAATTGAGGAAGTCTCTTTTAGTCAGCCGCCTTTTTAA
- the deoD gene encoding purine-nucleoside phosphorylase produces MSIHISAKQGDIADKILLPGDPLRAKFIAENFLEDAVCFNEVRNMFGYTGTYKGHRVSVMGTGMGMPSISIYARELIVDYGVKTLIRVGTAGAIDPDVHVRELVLAQAAATNSNIIRNDFPEFDFPQIADFGLLDKAYHIAKEMGVTTHVGNVLSSDVFYSNMPERNMALGKLGVKAIEMEAAALYYLAAQHQVKALGIMTISDNLNDPTEDTTAEERQTNFTDMMKVGLETLIAND; encoded by the coding sequence ATGTCTATTCATATTTCTGCCAAACAAGGCGATATTGCTGATAAAATCCTTCTACCTGGAGACCCTCTACGTGCGAAATTTATCGCGGAAAACTTCCTTGAAGATGCTGTTTGCTTCAATGAGGTCCGTAACATGTTTGGCTACACAGGAACTTACAAAGGCCACCGTGTCTCTGTTATGGGAACGGGTATGGGAATGCCTTCCATTTCCATCTATGCTCGTGAGTTAATTGTTGACTACGGCGTGAAAACATTGATTCGTGTTGGGACTGCTGGTGCCATCGACCCTGATGTTCATGTGCGTGAACTGGTACTTGCTCAAGCAGCCGCAACCAACTCAAACATTATTCGTAACGATTTTCCAGAATTTGATTTCCCGCAAATTGCTGATTTTGGCTTGCTTGATAAGGCTTACCATATTGCCAAAGAAATGGGTGTGACAACTCATGTTGGGAATGTGCTCTCTTCTGATGTCTTTTACTCTAACATGCCTGAACGTAACATGGCTCTTGGTAAATTGGGTGTTAAAGCCATCGAAATGGAAGCAGCAGCTCTTTATTATTTAGCGGCTCAGCACCAGGTTAAAGCCCTTGGAATCATGACGATCTCAGATAACTTGAATGATCCAACTGAAGATACTACAGCTGAAGAGCGTCAAACCAACTTCACTGATATGATGAAAGTTGGTTTGGAAACTTTAATTGCCAATGATTAA